The Ichthyobacterium seriolicida sequence GTCGGTTATCTTTTTTAGAAGTATAATTCACAAAACTAAATTTTCAGTTATTTATCGTAAACAGAATATGTTATTAATCTCACAACTCGATTATAAGGTAAGTTTTCATTCAAAGTCTTTTTTAAAAAACATATTATGAGAAAAATATTTTTGTTACTCACAGTCTTATTTATTTTCAATTCATTTATAAATGCCCAAAATAATCCTAGTGATAATGTGGAAATAAAAGCTAAAAACATAATTAAAGTTAATGCAGGTGGTATATTATTTTCTATAATGAACTCTTTATTTTTTGATGAGAATACTCTAAATATAACCTCTGGATATGAAAGGGTTATAAATGATAAATTATCTTTAAATATTGAAATACTAGCTGATATTAGGATGCCTAGACTTTATGATTATTTCTATTCCTATTGGGGAGCAAATGGCGGTTTTAGATATTATTTTTCAAGTGGTGCTCCTATAGGTTTTTACTTGTTTCCTTCTTTAGGGTATGGGAAGAGTTATAAGGAAGATAAGGAAGATAACAAGGAGAAGAGAGATTTATTAAACTCAGACTTACTAGTTGGATATCAAGATATTATAACGGGCACTAGTATCTATATCGATATAGCATTAGGAATTAGATATGGGGTTGGATTTAGTAAAAATAATATTTATCAATATGGTGGGGGGGTGATGAGCCTATTTTCTATTGGTTACGCTTTTTAAGACACTATCTCAATCTACTTTAGGCCTTCTCATAATTGAACAAATCATGTATATCAATCTCTTTTAGATTACCCAAGTTATTTAGATAACTCATGTTTATATCGCTTTTGTTTCCTATTACCATAATGTCGTATGAACCACTTTTAATTTGAACTTCAAAGAAATTCCTCAAATCTTCAATAGTCATGTCTTTTATTCTATCATAGATCTGCTCTGTGAGGTCTGAGCTAATGCCTAGTTTATTGAGCCTCTCGTATTCCCAAAATATATTTGATTTAGTTATGCGTTTGGATGCTACGTCCTTCAAGACAGACTCTTTTGCCGTATTGAAGCTCTTTTCAGATTCGGGCATATTGCGTATCAAATCGGTCATTGCCTCTATGGCCTGAGTCATCTTATCCGTCTGAGTGCCCACGAAAGAAACCAAATAGTTAGACTTTTGCTCATGCGAAGGATTTGAATATGCAAAATAAGCTGAGTAAGCCAATGATCTAGCTTCCCTTATCTCTTGGAACACAATAGAAGACAAGCCCATCCCGAAATAACTGTTGAACAATTTTGAAACAATCATATTATCTATGCTAAACTTTTCCCCTTTAGCCAAAAATAATATCATGCATTGCACCATATCGTATTGAGCGAAATACACATTGTTGCCTGTCTCTAACTCTAAATATTCCTTTGCCTTAGGATAATCTTTCAGCTTATTTGCATGCGATACAATATGATATTTATCTAGAACTGACAAAGTGCTGTCTACATCTTTTCCATAGTAGAAGATTCTGTGCTTATAAGACATCATGCCTTTGAATAAATCTACTAATTCACCAGGAGAAATACTCTTTAACTCATCCATACTGAAAATATCCCTCAAACTAGAATTTTCTCCATAAGTAGAATATTCTATTAAGCCTTCTATAATATCCTCTTTACTGTCTACAGAATCTTTTCTATTCTTATCTATCTTCAATACGTAATTGTCGTAATGCTCTTGATTAGGCACTAAATTGTTACAGAAGTGTTCTAACAACTCTAATCCTTTATGAAGATTTTCCTGTAATCCTGTCAATCTCAATCCCGATCTATCTTTTGAAGATATAGTACTGTATTTAATACCTATTTTATAGAACTCTTTTTTTAAGTCTTCGGGAGAATATTTATCCGTTCCTAAATACTTTGTATATCTGATGGCCAGAGGTAATTTTCTATTGTTGTTTTTTCCCATATCAAAAATGATATCTAGCTCAAATAGGTCGTTGATCTTATTATCTATATAAGACACCTCTATTGCGCTTTTGGTATATTTTTTCTGTATGGCCAAAGAATAGTCGATGAATTTTGGTTTTAGCTCTGTAGATTTTCTAGTATAAAAATCTATAGCGAAATCAGAATTGTTATCCCTGTTTAGATTTATAGGACTAACATTTGGGTTTTTAACCTTTAAAATAGATTTATCCTCGCCTTTTCTCTTAAAGACACATACGTAATTATCTCTGTAGAACTTATTTGCGAAATCTACTAACTCCTCTTTGGTTATTTTTTTTAACTCATCTAAAAAGTTGAGCTTATCGATCCATTCTCTATTGTGAATAAAGGCTTTATAGTATGCCTTAGCCAAAGATGTATTGTCTTGGTATTTCTTCATTTGAGAAACTTTTAGATCATTTACCACGGCTTCTATCATCCACTCTTCGAATTCTCCTCTCTTTAGTTTTTCAATTTGTTCTAATAACAGATCTTTTGCCTGTTGTAGTGTTTGCCCTTCTTTAGGCACGGCAAATAAGGAGTGATCGCCATAATCGTTATAGGATATATAACTACTCATGGCTTTTTGAATCAGTTGTTTTTGAATCAGATTAATATCTATTAGCCCAGCTTTTTCATTGTATAGAATCATATTGGCCAGGGTTACAAATTTTTCTTCTTCAGACTTTGCGCCTTGACAACGGAAAGCTATATGAACCTCTTGGGCACTAGGACCAAAGACCTCTTTTATAAGGGGAGCAGTAATAGCTTTTTCCTTTGGTAATTCTAGACTTAAGGCTTCACCTCTTTTAAATTGTCCGAAAGTGGCATCCACCTCCGCTATGGTCTTGTCAAAATCTAAGTCTCCAACTAATATTAGAGCCATATTATTGGGCACGTAATATTTATTAAAGTACTCGTGTATGGCTATCATAGAAGGATTTCTGAGATGCTCTGCCTTTCCAAGAGTGGTCTGTTGGCCGTAGGGATGAGTGGGAAATAATCCGCTGTATAGAGCATCTATAACTTTTCTTTCATCCATATCTTGGGCTCTGTTAAACTCTTCGTAAACGGTTTCTAACTCTGTGTGAAACAACCTCAATACTAGTTGACCAAAACGCTCGCTTTCTAAATAAAGCCAATTGTTTAGTTCGTTGGAAGGAATCTTGTTGTAGTATATGGTTTCATCTACCCAAGTATGTGCATTTGTGCCTGTGGCACCCATATGAGATATGAGTTTATCGTATTCACTCGCTATGCTGTAATTAGAAGCTTCTAAAGATACTCTATCTATCTCTTCATATATCTTGGATTTCTTTTTTGGATCACTCTCTGCCTTATGTTTTTCGTAAAGATCAGATATACGTTTCAATAATACCTTTTCTTTTTCCCAATCTAAGGTTCCTATTTTAGAGGTTCCTTTAAAGAGCATATGTTCCAAATAATGAGCTAATCCCGTATTGTCTTTAGGATCGTAACTAGATCCAGCCTTTACAGCTATATAGGTCTGTATTTTAGGTTCGTCTAGATTTTTACTCATGTATACCTTTAAGCCATTTTTCAAAGTATACAATCTCAATCGAGTAGGGTCATTGATAACAGTTTGATACTCATATCCATTAGGATCTACACTATTGTTTGTTTTCTCCACAGTATTTTGCTTTACTTGTTTATGATTTGTTATGAAAATCTGTAATATCTAAATCTTGAAAATCTTAGATTTAGCTAATTTTTTTAAAAGGATTTTTTATCTCTGTTGCTCTCTTTTTATCTGTCTATTTGTATAAGATAGTTCTTAGGTCAGCAGAGGAAAAACAGATATCACAGGGGCGCAAAAATATATATTTTTCAGTTGTTTGTAATTTCAAATTTCTCTATGTAGACTATACAATATTGACCGAGTAGCAGCTATTAAACTTATTTTTTCCAAAAACAGCTTAGTCGATTAAACTAGTTTATTATTAAAATAAATATTAACTTTAGGATCTTATGTTGTTTTCTGTCTTTTTAGATAAAAAAAACAGAACTGGTTGAATTTTTATTCTTTACTAGCATTTTTTTTTTGGAATTATTGTGGTGCAAATCACGTTTTGTTTTTTTTAAAATTTTACTTACAAAATAGAGCTTGAGTTTTTAGAAAAGTTAAACATTAAAATACAGTTATAATGAAAGCAAAATATTCTTTAAGAGCATTGTTCTCTTTTGTGTTTTTATTAGTGTTTTTTTCTTCATGTAAGAACGAGAAAAGGGAAGTAGACCTTAAGAGCTCAGAGAAATTCATTAAATCATTCAAGTTTTTAGACTCTGATAATGAAGGTAAATATGTTGGTGAGAATTTAAAGATCACTATAGATTCAATTAATTATAGAATATCCATAACTGTTGCTCATAATGCTATACTAAAAGGATTGAAACCTAAAATAGATATTTCAGACAAAGCTAGTATCTCTCCTTCGAGTGGTGAGGAAGTAGACTTTGAATTTATATTAGGTCCTAATATTTATCAAAAGATATTTAAAGTAACAGCAGAAGATGGTAGTTTTGAGAATTATACAGTAAATATTACCAAGTCTTTGTCTACCAATTTTCATATCCATTCCTTTAAATTGGTAAAGGATATAAATGGTGATAAGGGACTTATAACAGATGTACATGGAGTAATAGATTCTAATAACCTCACTATATCTTTTACACTTCCAAGCAGCACTGTGTTAACAGGTCTTAAACCTAGTATAGATGCTACTGTTGGTGTTTTAGTTAATCCAGCAGATCAATATCCTTTAGATTTTACTAGTGGTGAATCAGTAAGGTATATTGTAACAGCTCAAGATGGAGCAAAAAAGATTTATCAGGTGAGATTAATTAAGGAAGATACTCCAGTTTTGACATCTTTTACAATATCTCCTAATACTTCAAAGGGTATTTCTAGTAATGTGGTTACAACTGTCTCTAATTTGAATGATGGTACTGGTACTATTCTGTTAAAGTTTCCTAAAGAAGGCACTAATGATATTAATCTAGCTGGATTGGCTCCTACTGTTATTATTCCTGAGGGGCATAGTCTAAGTCCGACTAGTGGTTCAGTAATATCTGAAGATATAAGCAATAAAACATTTACTCTTACAAAAACTGATACAGGCTCTAAGAGAACTTATACAGTCAAAGCAGTTAAAGGGCCATATATTGAAACCTTTAAATTTACTTCCAGTGACAATACCGCAAATGGTATAACTGTTAATGACGTAACAGGAATAATTGACCACTCTGCTGGTACTATAAAGTTAGTTGTGCCTAGCACGGTCGATTTAGATCAAAATCTAACTCCTACAATCACAGTAGCGAATGCTGTAAATATTACTGGTTCTGCTCAAAGTTTTGCTTCTGCTATTACTTATACTGTAACATCTAATGATACTTCAGCTACAGATTTTACTAAGGTATATACAGTTACTGTAACTAAAGAAGCAGTGCCGCAATTGACAGTATTTACAATAGGGGCTGATACTAATAAGGGTATTCAAAATGAGGTAAGTGCTGAATTTACGCATCCCAGTAGTGATAATACTGGGATAATAAAGTTGAAATTTCCAAAGAATAATGAACATGCTTTTGATTTAACGGGATTAAGTTATACTAGTGAACCTGGGGGGGGGTATACTTTAACCCCTGCTTCTCCATTAACTGGACAAAGTATTCATGGTCAAACATTTACTCTTACAAAAACTGATACAGGCTCTAAGAGAACTTATACAGTGAAAGCAGTTAAAGGGCCTTATATTGAAACCTTTAAATTTGCTGCCGCTATTTCTTCTGGCGGAAGTTCTACTAATACAGGTATAACTGCCGATGTAACTGGGGTAATTGATCATGCTCAAAGTACTATAAAATTAGTTGTTCCTAGTGCGGTCGATTTAAATACAGCAGAGTTAACTCCTACAATCACAGTAGCGAATGCTGTAAATATTACTGGTTCTGCTCAAAGTTTTGCTTCTGCTGTTACTTTTACTATAACATCTGATGATACGTCAGTTCCTAATTTCACCAAAGAATATACTGTGACAGTAACAAAGTAGAAAGGGAAAAATCAACTGAAGTTAAGATTTCATCATTTATAATTGATAAACAAAGTGGCAGTATTGCACACTCTACTGATCATACCTTTAATGGTAAAATAATACCATACTCTTCTTTAACCTGGATTATTCATAGTCGTATGAATTTTTCGGATAGAATCTATCGCTTTATCCAGTATTTATAAGCAGTCATTGATGAACTCAGAGTTATAAATGGTATATTTTTATTCCTCATTTTTGGGGAATATCTAAAGTGGTCTAGATTTGGCTGAAACCCTTTAAAAATAACACTTTATATTCAAATTGAAATACAAACCATGAATAATCCAGGATAAGTAGTCTTCCTATGAAATGTTTTTATTACTGAAACAGAAGATAAAGAAAACAAGATTTGAAGTAGCAAAAAAATGGTTAATCAGTTCAATTAGAACATACCTTTTGAAGGTAGGAGCAACGATTAAAATTACCAAAAGGCGAATCTATTACCAGTTATCTAAATCTTTTGTTTACAAGGGGTTCGGGAAATTATTACCCAGTAGCGGTTGTTTATTTGTGAAATGAACAACCTTGGGATAGTTACGTCCTGTCGTTAAAAAACCATGTAAAAACACTAAAAAAGATCATTATCGTGCTAAAAAATGGTACAAAAAAACGACAAAGAAGAAGGATTATTTTCTATTGACAAAAAAGTTAAGGGAAAAATATCACGTCTAATCTATTTTAATATGACTATGAATAATACGGGTTAATTAAGTAATTGGTTTGGTCTCTCCAAATAGAATGGTCGTCTTTTAGATTTGATAAAACATCCAGCAACTCTCTTTCCTTGATTTCTTTGTTGATGGATTCACCTATTGCAAGTGTCATGAATTGAATTCTTATTTCGCAGCTGTAGTTTTTCGTTTCGTTTCCGCACGACTGTTTGATAAATAGCCAAAACAGATATACCAAGAAAAATACAAATGAAACCATACAATGGCGAGTACTACATATCATTATAATCGAGAAGGTTCCCTATAACAAACTCATAAATATTGGGAGCTAAGATTGAACTTCCAATTCCTATTATTGCTAAGGAAACAGTCAACCAAGCATTTCTCTGATACTTGATATTAGTCTCATACTTATCGGACTTATAATAAAATGTAATTACCATAATTAAATACTGTCAAGTGCTTTTGCATATTCATTAATATCGAGTGCTCTAACCGTTCCTATTCTTTGTAAACGGTCCAGCAGTCTTAGAAAGAAATATATCAGAGACTCTTCATCAGTGCTATGTAGCACCGAAGGGGCCTTACCATCTTCATACATCACTTCAAATCCACCGTGCTTTAAACAACATCCTATATCAATTCGGTTGTCATCAGTTGAACCACTAATCAAACTTTTTAAAGAATCTCCAAATGGTGGTTTCCACCCAGAAGACGATGTCAGCACCCCGCCAATGATGTAATTTGGTGGTTTCGGATTTGGGATATCTCCGCCAGCTTGTACTATAGGAACAGAAGTTCTTTTGAGTGAACGCACTGAATTTATCTTCTGTTGGGCGTATTCAAAATTACCTTTGTCCAATTCTGGCTTGATTTCAAATACTGCATAAACACTTTCTGCGGGTATAAAAATGGCTGTATCTTGATTGAATACAAAAGGTGAATATTGTTGGTCATATATAACTAAATCAATTTGTTCGCTTACATTCCCTTCGTGGTCAATAATGAATGCTTGGTCGACTTCGTATCTGCTCGGAAGATATAATTTAAGCCAGTCTATCCAATTAACCTCAGCAGCTGCCCCTTTAGTAGGTGCATGGTCCAAAACGTCCTTATCTGTGTTCAACCTTGTAAGCATTTGTTTTTGCAGATTGTGGAATATATCTTTCAAGTTCTTTTGTGTGCTCATCTTTACCAAATTATATTTGACCAATATTGTTTTGACAAGCTGTTAGTAGCCGCATTCTTAAGAGTAGTTTTTTCTGCTTTCGTAAGCATGCTTGAAATTGAATTTGCTGTGTTTGATGGGTCTGTAAAGGCTGCCGTTTCAATTGAATCTCTAATAAATTCAAGTACTGCCAAGAAATTGTTTGCCAAATCTCCCTTCTTTTTATTTTTCAATGCTCTTAAAACCAATAGCTCTATATATAAAGAGGGGAAATCCAACTCGTGACACTCTCTCCAAATCTTAGTTGCTAAAATTTCTTCCACCCTGCCAGAACCAGTAACCAGGTTAATGTGATTTTTAACATTTGTCTTTGTCCAAGAGTCTTTTTTACGAACGTATAAGGTATGATAGTTTGTGTTGCCAACACAATTCTTGGCTGGAACTAAATCTATATGCAAACCATTATCTTGAATACCAATAGAAACGTTCTGTCTTCTTGTGAAGTAACCATTCTGTTTAAATATATTATATAAGGAGTCATAAATCTTCTTCAGCGTTTCAGAAGTATCTGATTTCAACGAGATAAACAAGTCACAATCAGCCCTTCCGTGAATTGCCGTGCCTTTCGCAGTTGAACCCGATAAAGTAATACTGGAAAGCATTGTGTCTGCCCAGTCGCGGATTATACTTTTCACTTGGGTTAATCGTATATCCAAGATTAAAATACTTGCGGCTTTTCGCTTTTTGATAACGCCTTTAATGTATTTATCTGACATCATACCATCAATTTTTCAAGTTTGTATTTAGTTCTTTTTCCAATTGGGATAGAGCTTTTTAGACACTGTTTCTTAAAGAGTGCAAAGCTACCTTTTAATTTTCTTCATTTTTAATTTTTATTTTGTTTGGCAGAGAAGCCTTACTTAAAGAGAGCTAAAACGATTTAAATTCCTAAGTGGAGCCTTTCATTCAAAAGGCAGCTAAAACAGCTTTAATTATTGCAAATAGGGGTGATTTTGCACTCCTATTTTAACCTGGATTATTCATAGTCATATGAATTTTTCAGATTAAAAGTATTGTCTTATTCAGTATTTCTAAGGAATTATCCATCTAACTCTGTTTATAAACAATGTATTTTTATTCCTCATTTTTGGGGAATATCTAAAGTGGTCTAGATTTCGTTAAAACCCTTTAAAATTAACACCTCATATCAAATATTGAAATAAAACCATGAATAATCCGGGTTAATGTTTATAAATTCACATTTTCCTAAAGAAACCGTTTAGAAAAAGAAATAACTTGGGTGGTGGATTTTTCGATAGAAAAATAACGACCAGAATCCTTATTTATACACTTTATGGGATAGTGTCTGAACTCTATCTTTCAACTATCTAACTTCAATACTGCCAAAAACGCTTGTTGTGGAATTTCTACATTACCCACCTGCCTCATCCTTTTCTTTCCTTTCTTTTGTTTTTCTAGTAGCTTTCTCTTTCTGGTAATATCTCCTCCATAACATTTAGCCGTTACATCTTTACGCAAAGCCTTAACTGTTTCTCTAGCTATGATTTTAGCTCCTATACTGGCTTGTATTGCAATGTCAAATTGCTGACGAGGGATTAATTCTCTCAACTTATTACACATCTTCTTTCCTATGTTATAAGCATTATCTCTATGTATTAATGCAGATAAAGCATCAACATTATCACCATTTATAAGAATATTTAATTTTATCAGGTTAGACTCTCTAAACCCTGTAGGAGAATAATCAAAAGAAGCATATCCCTTAGATACTGTTTTTAACTTATCATAAAAATCAAATACGATTTCTGCCAATGGCATATCTAAATTCAATTCTACTCTGTTTTTAGTCAAATACACTTGATTTTTCAACTCTCCCCGCTTGGATATACATAAATTTATTAT is a genomic window containing:
- a CDS encoding M16 family metallopeptidase, yielding MEKTNNSVDPNGYEYQTVINDPTRLRLYTLKNGLKVYMSKNLDEPKIQTYIAVKAGSSYDPKDNTGLAHYLEHMLFKGTSKIGTLDWEKEKVLLKRISDLYEKHKAESDPKKKSKIYEEIDRVSLEASNYSIASEYDKLISHMGATGTNAHTWVDETIYYNKIPSNELNNWLYLESERFGQLVLRLFHTELETVYEEFNRAQDMDERKVIDALYSGLFPTHPYGQQTTLGKAEHLRNPSMIAIHEYFNKYYVPNNMALILVGDLDFDKTIAEVDATFGQFKRGEALSLELPKEKAITAPLIKEVFGPSAQEVHIAFRCQGAKSEEEKFVTLANMILYNEKAGLIDINLIQKQLIQKAMSSYISYNDYGDHSLFAVPKEGQTLQQAKDLLLEQIEKLKRGEFEEWMIEAVVNDLKVSQMKKYQDNTSLAKAYYKAFIHNREWIDKLNFLDELKKITKEELVDFANKFYRDNYVCVFKRKGEDKSILKVKNPNVSPINLNRDNNSDFAIDFYTRKSTELKPKFIDYSLAIQKKYTKSAIEVSYIDNKINDLFELDIIFDMGKNNNRKLPLAIRYTKYLGTDKYSPEDLKKEFYKIGIKYSTISSKDRSGLRLTGLQENLHKGLELLEHFCNNLVPNQEHYDNYVLKIDKNRKDSVDSKEDIIEGLIEYSTYGENSSLRDIFSMDELKSISPGELVDLFKGMMSYKHRIFYYGKDVDSTLSVLDKYHIVSHANKLKDYPKAKEYLELETGNNVYFAQYDMVQCMILFLAKGEKFSIDNMIVSKLFNSYFGMGLSSIVFQEIREARSLAYSAYFAYSNPSHEQKSNYLVSFVGTQTDKMTQAIEAMTDLIRNMPESEKSFNTAKESVLKDVASKRITKSNIFWEYERLNKLGISSDLTEQIYDRIKDMTIEDLRNFFEVQIKSGSYDIMVIGNKSDINMSYLNNLGNLKEIDIHDLFNYEKA
- a CDS encoding DUF6602 domain-containing protein, which gives rise to MSTQKNLKDIFHNLQKQMLTRLNTDKDVLDHAPTKGAAAEVNWIDWLKLYLPSRYEVDQAFIIDHEGNVSEQIDLVIYDQQYSPFVFNQDTAIFIPAESVYAVFEIKPELDKGNFEYAQQKINSVRSLKRTSVPIVQAGGDIPNPKPPNYIIGGVLTSSSGWKPPFGDSLKSLISGSTDDNRIDIGCCLKHGGFEVMYEDGKAPSVLHSTDEESLIYFFLRLLDRLQRIGTVRALDINEYAKALDSI
- a CDS encoding nucleotidyltransferase domain-containing protein, translated to MSDKYIKGVIKKRKAASILILDIRLTQVKSIIRDWADTMLSSITLSGSTAKGTAIHGRADCDLFISLKSDTSETLKKIYDSLYNIFKQNGYFTRRQNVSIGIQDNGLHIDLVPAKNCVGNTNYHTLYVRKKDSWTKTNVKNHINLVTGSGRVEEILATKIWRECHELDFPSLYIELLVLRALKNKKKGDLANNFLAVLEFIRDSIETAAFTDPSNTANSISSMLTKAEKTTLKNAATNSLSKQYWSNIIW